One window from the genome of Jeotgalibaca sp. MA1X17-3 encodes:
- a CDS encoding DUF402 domain-containing protein has translation MHLPREGEFITVKSYKHDGSLHRTWRDSMVLKTSDQSIIACNDHTLVTESDGRRWVTREPALLYYHKHYWFNVVTMIRQKGVSYYCNLASPYVIDQEALKYIDYDLDIKVFPDGEKRLLDVDEYELHRSQMNYSSDIDHILKENVKILVEWINEEKGPFSKEYVDLWYERYCQLSYHQHNK, from the coding sequence ATGCATCTTCCACGAGAAGGGGAATTCATCACTGTTAAAAGTTATAAGCATGACGGCAGCCTGCATCGAACATGGCGTGACAGCATGGTATTAAAAACAAGTGACCAATCTATTATTGCGTGCAATGATCACACATTGGTGACAGAATCAGATGGGCGTCGCTGGGTAACGAGAGAACCAGCACTGCTTTATTACCACAAGCATTATTGGTTTAATGTGGTAACCATGATTCGTCAAAAAGGGGTTTCTTATTATTGTAATTTGGCATCTCCTTATGTGATTGATCAAGAGGCACTTAAATATATCGATTATGATTTGGACATTAAAGTTTTTCCAGATGGTGAGAAACGCCTATTGGATGTGGATGAATACGAACTGCATCGAAGTCAGATGAACTATTCAAGCGATATCGATCATATTCTCAAAGAAAACGTTAAAATTTTAGTTGAGTGGATCAACGAAGAAAAAGGTCCCTTTTCAAAAGAGTACGTTGATTTGTGGTATGAACGCTATTGTCAGCTGTCGTATCATCAACATAATAAGTGA
- a CDS encoding general stress protein, producing MNKRIEGTFADYQRMLVAINDMLAEGYSAKQLLVITREEEGHRLEEDTKVDVVVTSDQEDSLWDRIVSFFTVEMDEDDSTEEVEEVDEEKLFEDYGIDSDTYERFEEALDNGEYLLLVDAAPPAHVEHSEFMVRDGIIDEEEDIMDQEKNNQPVDDQKKSAQPDWASGNDISTGDVENHSRKAEKDVTSDNEKPSQILVDKNVSHPVADESMDRVSKDPFGMDTEAVEKGEGAKDVDPDYDETEKNPPAL from the coding sequence TTGAATAAAAGAATAGAAGGAACGTTTGCAGATTACCAACGCATGTTGGTTGCTATTAATGATATGCTAGCTGAAGGATATTCTGCTAAACAATTATTAGTTATCACGCGGGAAGAAGAAGGACACAGACTAGAAGAAGATACAAAAGTAGATGTAGTGGTTACTAGCGATCAGGAGGATTCCTTGTGGGACCGCATCGTTTCATTTTTCACAGTTGAAATGGATGAAGATGATTCCACTGAAGAAGTTGAAGAGGTTGATGAAGAAAAACTCTTTGAAGACTATGGAATCGACAGCGATACATATGAACGTTTTGAAGAAGCACTCGATAACGGTGAATATTTACTATTAGTAGATGCGGCGCCACCGGCCCATGTAGAACATTCAGAATTTATGGTTCGTGATGGAATCATAGATGAGGAGGAAGATATAATGGATCAAGAAAAAAATAATCAACCAGTAGACGATCAAAAGAAAAGTGCGCAACCAGACTGGGCAAGTGGAAATGACATTTCAACAGGTGATGTAGAAAATCATTCCAGAAAAGCAGAAAAAGATGTGACTTCTGATAATGAGAAGCCGAGTCAGATTTTAGTAGATAAAAATGTATCTCATCCAGTTGCAGATGAATCAATGGACCGTGTTTCAAAAGATCCATTTGGAATGGATACGGAAGCAGTCGAAAAAGGTGAAGGGGCAAAAGATGTCGATCCAGATTACGACGAAACCGAAAAAAATCCACCTGCACTATAA
- a CDS encoding sigma-70 family RNA polymerase sigma factor, producing MTMRTLTEPTMNQLLSQYNGVIYQAMKQTGIYKPSPDFEDFYQTGCMKLFEAYQSCSEDPLSEEHRYQFVKYSGQKLRWAFLDEKRKEKIHTERTEFDSQEQLEHVPSFEYFEVELEFQEQVRQLIHCLTTRELLFLQERFYLGLTITEIAKKHGVSRKTVHQWRNNLQEKASFLREKNIY from the coding sequence ATGACAATGAGAACGCTTACTGAACCAACTATGAATCAACTATTATCCCAATATAATGGGGTTATTTATCAAGCAATGAAACAAACTGGAATTTATAAACCCTCCCCTGACTTTGAGGATTTCTATCAAACTGGCTGCATGAAACTATTTGAGGCTTATCAAAGCTGTTCAGAGGATCCCTTATCTGAAGAACATCGGTACCAGTTTGTAAAATATAGTGGTCAAAAATTACGCTGGGCCTTTTTAGATGAGAAGCGCAAAGAAAAAATTCACACCGAGCGAACAGAATTTGACTCGCAAGAACAGCTAGAACATGTTCCCTCTTTTGAATACTTTGAAGTAGAGTTAGAATTCCAAGAACAAGTAAGACAACTAATTCATTGTTTAACCACTCGAGAACTACTTTTTTTACAAGAACGTTTTTATCTTGGCCTAACCATTACTGAAATTGCCAAAAAGCATGGTGTATCAAGAAAAACAGTTCATCAGTGGCGAAATAACTTACAAGAAAAAGCATCTTTTTTACGAGAAAAGAATATTTATTAA
- a CDS encoding Fur family transcriptional regulator: MNKRLVAESIQKLKQKKIRVTPQREAILEYMVTCESHPTADEIYRALVGRFPNMSAATVYNNLRLFVKVGFVKELSYGDASSRFDFTSTQHYHAICEECGDITDLYYPVLDDVDMVAKNLIGFEATHHRMEVYGTCSTCLEIEEQDSQEKEKVAPEER, from the coding sequence ATGAATAAACGTTTAGTAGCTGAATCCATCCAAAAACTAAAACAGAAAAAAATACGGGTCACTCCTCAACGAGAAGCGATTTTAGAATATATGGTAACGTGTGAGTCGCATCCAACCGCGGATGAAATTTATCGTGCATTAGTTGGTCGTTTTCCCAATATGAGTGCGGCGACTGTTTATAATAACTTGAGGTTATTTGTTAAAGTTGGTTTTGTAAAGGAACTCTCTTATGGAGATGCATCTAGCCGATTTGACTTCACCTCGACCCAACATTATCATGCTATTTGTGAAGAGTGTGGAGATATTACTGATTTATATTATCCTGTTTTGGATGATGTTGATATGGTAGCAAAAAATCTGATTGGATTTGAAGCTACCCATCATCGGATGGAAGTGTATGGTACTTGTTCTACTTGTTTAGAAATAGAAGAGCAAGATTCTCAGGAAAAAGAGAAGGTTGCTCCTGAAGAAAGATGA
- the recX gene encoding recombination regulator RecX yields the protein MKKEKQEEKPSVITKIQVQRRRKDRFNIYLDGEYAFPVSEAVLIKIGLFKGMELTKERQKEIELENTAYLSYSIAVDYLSYSLRSEKEVRKKLKENDIPFDVIDGTIQRLHDQRYIDDRIYGESYTRTAANINRKGPFVIARELKLKGLKEEVIALSLEQYPEEYQIENGIKLAEKLLNKQQRTSSRDAIMKARMHLQQKGYTRDVIDKIMLEVDTETPEDEEFAALRIQGDKIWRRYARKAEGFQLIQKVKTNLFQKGYPSEMISEYIEEKKQEEDL from the coding sequence ATGAAAAAGGAGAAACAAGAAGAAAAACCTTCTGTCATCACGAAAATCCAAGTACAAAGACGCCGAAAAGATCGTTTTAATATTTATTTAGATGGCGAATATGCCTTTCCTGTTTCGGAAGCCGTTCTCATCAAGATTGGTCTTTTCAAAGGAATGGAACTGACAAAAGAACGACAAAAAGAAATTGAGTTAGAAAATACAGCCTACTTATCGTATAGTATCGCAGTTGATTATCTATCTTACAGTTTACGAAGCGAAAAAGAAGTACGCAAAAAACTGAAGGAAAATGATATCCCTTTTGATGTTATAGATGGTACCATCCAACGGTTGCACGATCAAAGGTATATAGACGATCGAATTTATGGAGAAAGTTATACACGTACCGCCGCTAACATCAATCGCAAAGGTCCTTTTGTAATTGCACGAGAATTGAAATTAAAAGGTTTGAAGGAAGAGGTGATTGCTTTGTCACTAGAACAGTATCCAGAAGAATATCAGATTGAAAATGGAATAAAACTTGCAGAAAAATTATTAAATAAACAGCAACGGACTTCTTCGCGTGATGCCATAATGAAAGCCCGAATGCATTTGCAACAAAAAGGGTATACCCGAGATGTCATTGATAAAATTATGCTCGAAGTAGATACGGAGACACCAGAAGATGAAGAATTTGCTGCATTGCGTATTCAAGGTGATAAAATTTGGCGTCGATATGCTCGCAAAGCAGAAGGGTTCCAATTAATTCAAAAAGTGAAAACTAATTTATTTCAAAAAGGTTATCCAAGTGAAATGATTTCTGAATATATAGAGGAAAAGAAACAAGAAGAGGATTTATAA
- a CDS encoding aromatic acid exporter family protein gives MKLGARSFKTGLAVALSIALAQLISPNIGVIAGISAVSSTQPSVAKSYTYLKNRLIANAIGGILAAVVASYIGANVIFIGLASVLLIAILNYLNLGDAISLAVVTLVVIMMSTSDSLYFTAALRVGETFIGVIVAFLVNTFIYPPKYGERLFLTIDYTTSELLIWIRAGLRKNTQYSVMNKDLKWAQKQLSKMESFFQLLSESKSPFRKQNYDTLKILVIYRRMISCTRAAYKVLYVMHSSENVFYHFPKEMRILIRERLETLMSGHEQIMLKFRGRVPADQVKFFEANRKERQILIDLFFEHARKENDEASMHNKKGFGVVHLMSAILAYEDELIRFNKLVTTYVFNNPVKKVSNIHDVNAN, from the coding sequence ATGAAATTAGGAGCTCGATCGTTTAAAACTGGTCTAGCAGTCGCTTTATCCATTGCCCTTGCTCAGCTTATTTCTCCAAACATTGGTGTTATTGCAGGAATTTCAGCTGTTTCTTCTACTCAACCTTCTGTCGCAAAATCTTATACTTATTTGAAAAATAGGTTAATAGCTAATGCGATTGGCGGAATTCTGGCAGCAGTAGTCGCGTCCTACATAGGCGCAAATGTTATTTTTATCGGTTTAGCTTCTGTATTGCTAATCGCTATTCTTAATTACTTAAATTTGGGAGATGCCATTAGTCTTGCTGTTGTTACGCTGGTTGTCATTATGATGTCAACTAGTGACAGTCTATATTTTACCGCAGCTCTTCGAGTTGGAGAAACCTTTATCGGTGTTATTGTTGCTTTCTTAGTTAATACCTTTATCTATCCTCCTAAATACGGCGAAAGACTTTTTTTAACCATTGATTATACAACTAGTGAATTACTCATTTGGATCCGAGCAGGATTACGCAAAAACACTCAGTATTCCGTTATGAATAAAGATTTAAAATGGGCACAAAAACAACTTTCAAAAATGGAAAGTTTCTTTCAACTTCTTTCTGAAAGCAAGTCCCCTTTTCGCAAACAAAATTATGATACGCTTAAAATTTTAGTCATTTATAGACGGATGATTTCTTGTACTCGTGCCGCATATAAAGTTTTGTATGTCATGCATTCTTCTGAAAATGTTTTTTATCACTTTCCAAAAGAGATGCGAATTCTCATTCGAGAACGACTGGAAACCTTAATGAGTGGGCATGAACAGATTATGTTAAAATTCCGTGGTAGAGTTCCCGCAGACCAAGTTAAATTTTTTGAAGCAAATAGAAAAGAACGACAGATTCTAATTGACTTATTTTTTGAACATGCTCGAAAAGAAAATGATGAAGCATCCATGCATAATAAAAAAGGGTTTGGCGTTGTTCATTTAATGAGTGCCATTCTAGCATATGAAGATGAGCTCATTCGTTTCAATAAACTCGTCACTACTTATGTTTTTAATAATCCTGTTAAAAAGGTTTCGAATATCCATGATGTAAATGCAAATTAA
- the mutY gene encoding A/G-specific adenine glycosylase, producing the protein MTRDELKKELLEKYGVSMWSEEKIKRFRKAVLDWFDASGRDHLPWRENKDPYRIWVSEIMLQQTRVITVIPYFNRFMKLFPSIPDLASAPEEALLKAWEGLGYYSRVRNIQTAAQQILTNYDGIFPNQPEEIIKLKGIGPYTAGAISSMAFNLPEPAVDGNIMRVFSRLFEIGDDIAKPATKKLFELLLRIVIDPDRPGDFNQAIMDLGTDICGPVNPRPEESPIKEFNASYQNGTISQFPFKSKAKKPVPMEIQGLVIQKGNSFLLEKRPESGLLANFWTFPMLEQDFSDFTVSEQLDFLVVEDQVELDKKQPLLKDVLYETVMNDYKVSPSTVQPNVSSVNHVFSHRKWNISIHHVTIKKDTEISDLPSTMRWVAEEDFPSYAFAVPQQKMLQAFRKVKSKEMNK; encoded by the coding sequence ATGACTCGAGATGAATTAAAAAAAGAATTGCTAGAAAAGTATGGAGTTAGTATGTGGTCGGAAGAAAAGATTAAACGATTTAGAAAAGCAGTTCTGGATTGGTTTGATGCAAGTGGACGTGACCATTTACCATGGAGAGAAAATAAAGATCCTTATCGGATTTGGGTTTCTGAAATCATGCTCCAACAAACTCGCGTAATCACTGTGATTCCTTATTTTAATCGCTTCATGAAATTATTCCCTAGCATACCTGATTTAGCGTCAGCACCTGAGGAAGCACTTTTGAAAGCGTGGGAAGGGTTGGGATATTATTCTCGCGTACGAAATATTCAAACTGCTGCCCAACAAATTTTGACAAACTATGATGGAATATTTCCTAATCAACCGGAAGAAATTATCAAATTAAAAGGAATTGGTCCTTATACAGCTGGTGCTATTTCCAGTATGGCATTTAATTTGCCAGAACCAGCTGTAGATGGGAACATCATGCGAGTGTTTAGTCGTCTTTTTGAAATAGGTGATGATATCGCAAAGCCTGCGACTAAAAAATTATTTGAATTGCTTCTTCGAATCGTTATTGATCCAGATCGACCAGGTGATTTTAATCAAGCGATTATGGATTTAGGAACTGATATTTGTGGACCGGTCAATCCACGACCGGAAGAAAGTCCGATTAAAGAATTCAACGCAAGTTATCAAAATGGTACGATAAGCCAATTTCCTTTTAAGAGTAAAGCAAAGAAACCTGTTCCAATGGAAATCCAAGGACTAGTCATTCAAAAAGGAAATTCATTTTTATTAGAGAAAAGACCAGAAAGTGGTTTACTAGCAAATTTCTGGACGTTTCCAATGCTAGAGCAAGATTTCAGTGATTTTACTGTTTCCGAGCAACTCGATTTTCTTGTAGTTGAAGACCAAGTTGAATTAGATAAAAAACAGCCACTTTTGAAAGATGTTTTGTATGAAACGGTAATGAACGATTATAAAGTAAGTCCATCTACTGTTCAACCTAATGTCAGTTCAGTAAATCATGTATTTAGTCATCGCAAGTGGAATATTTCGATCCATCATGTAACTATAAAAAAAGATACAGAAATTAGTGATTTACCTTCTACGATGAGATGGGTAGCTGAAGAGGATTTTCCTAGCTATGCTTTTGCTGTTCCACAACAAAAAATGCTCCAAGCTTTTCGAAAAGTAAAATCAAAAGAAATGAATAAATAG
- a CDS encoding competence protein ComK yields MRNDSEAENQMEKDSPQLLNKEKQEKLTREKILIPENEGAYYYDSREMMVHKIQESYLNSQGYSETRHAIIPFIIRGREDVQLYLDAAVYAEEIPIDSGLFCIIHIPEYNISSCFQTLAFYQDGLILKSNESSNSVTNRIFSKLGLKYEHMRNLISILEGKTCHCQPYIYGNACFMPVNGPSKQAVSWINLSHLIGYEKVPKENEKIKLFFDNRHTFNMHIRYKTFDKNLRSAVESYSKQHHYYFKISHALGYEVVKKQTFNPDSILNQQVVKYESNKYALPWVEWFDHVQKFSLKTFLKEQIIKENPAYDDIKESFNQNYFLIKKKKRMHD; encoded by the coding sequence ATGAGAAACGATTCAGAAGCAGAAAATCAAATGGAAAAAGACTCACCTCAACTACTCAACAAAGAGAAACAAGAAAAATTAACCAGAGAAAAGATTCTAATTCCAGAAAATGAAGGCGCTTACTATTATGATTCAAGAGAAATGATGGTTCATAAAATTCAAGAAAGTTATTTAAACTCACAAGGATACTCAGAAACACGGCACGCTATTATTCCCTTTATTATTCGAGGACGAGAAGATGTTCAGCTTTATTTAGACGCTGCAGTTTATGCGGAGGAGATTCCAATTGATTCTGGTCTTTTTTGTATTATTCATATTCCAGAATATAATATTAGTAGTTGCTTTCAAACACTAGCTTTCTATCAAGATGGACTTATTTTAAAATCAAACGAAAGCAGTAATTCTGTTACAAACCGTATTTTTTCTAAGTTAGGTTTAAAGTATGAGCATATGCGCAACCTCATTAGTATTTTAGAAGGGAAAACTTGTCATTGTCAGCCTTATATTTATGGTAATGCATGTTTTATGCCAGTCAATGGACCTAGTAAACAAGCTGTTTCTTGGATTAACCTCAGTCATCTAATTGGATATGAAAAAGTTCCGAAAGAAAATGAAAAAATTAAATTATTTTTTGATAACCGACATACGTTTAATATGCATATTCGTTACAAAACCTTTGATAAAAACTTGCGCTCTGCAGTAGAATCCTATTCCAAACAACATCACTATTATTTTAAAATTAGTCATGCTTTGGGGTATGAAGTTGTGAAAAAACAGACCTTCAATCCAGATAGTATTCTCAATCAGCAAGTAGTTAAATATGAATCCAATAAATATGCTTTGCCTTGGGTAGAGTGGTTTGATCATGTACAAAAATTTTCATTAAAGACTTTTTTAAAAGAACAAATTATCAAAGAAAATCCTGCTTACGATGATATAAAAGAATCATTTAATCAAAATTATTTTTTAATAAAAAAGAAAAAAAGAATGCATGACTAG
- a CDS encoding SGNH/GDSL hydrolase family protein, with amino-acid sequence MKKKESLLVFIMGIITVAVIFMGFTYNKNRKEELLNNNNYETQSQSDSFNERKKETEEKKKAEFLGAFEENRNANTVADFMQYVAYNKQNTTVSFYGNIETDTAWAVQTMEVIAQERSIKDLETHFVPAESFEIEEKVDLLTESNPDIVFFTIPNKEDDYVDVEDAAIEVFRTYDSIKEALPESLIVVLTPTPIVEINEADEEVAIHQMYVDEIVEVASENKVALFNLHNDVLEKASAADTSVTTFYNEENQLSETGIQTIKDIFISHVKEATVDTSKAYHATGNKMDAESIVPEEESSSEEVIEEESFEEEIIEEEIVEEESIEEPIEWVEPESEEPVWEEPVYEEPESTWTPPASSTRPPASSSTPNPPASSESESKEESVEPEPEPEQESKPETEQESKPESSPPIIESLPDVPKNPYE; translated from the coding sequence GTGAAAAAGAAAGAGAGCTTACTCGTATTTATCATGGGTATCATTACAGTAGCTGTTATTTTTATGGGCTTCACTTATAATAAAAACCGTAAAGAAGAATTATTGAATAATAACAATTACGAAACACAAAGTCAGTCAGATTCATTTAATGAACGAAAAAAAGAAACTGAAGAAAAGAAGAAAGCTGAGTTTTTGGGCGCATTCGAAGAAAATCGAAATGCAAATACAGTTGCAGATTTCATGCAATATGTAGCATACAATAAGCAAAATACAACGGTTTCTTTTTACGGAAATATCGAAACTGATACAGCTTGGGCAGTCCAGACAATGGAGGTAATAGCTCAAGAACGTTCGATTAAAGATTTGGAAACACATTTTGTACCTGCAGAATCTTTTGAAATAGAAGAAAAAGTTGACCTACTGACAGAAAGTAATCCTGACATTGTATTTTTTACAATTCCAAATAAGGAAGATGATTATGTAGATGTAGAGGATGCAGCAATAGAAGTATTCAGAACATATGATTCAATCAAAGAAGCTTTGCCAGAATCCTTGATCGTTGTTCTGACACCAACCCCGATTGTAGAAATAAACGAAGCAGATGAAGAAGTTGCCATTCATCAAATGTATGTAGATGAAATCGTGGAAGTTGCTTCTGAAAATAAGGTAGCACTTTTTAACTTACACAATGATGTATTGGAAAAAGCAAGTGCAGCAGATACATCTGTAACGACTTTCTATAACGAAGAAAATCAACTGAGTGAGACAGGAATACAAACAATAAAAGATATTTTCATTTCTCATGTAAAAGAAGCGACGGTTGATACTTCAAAAGCTTATCATGCAACAGGGAATAAAATGGATGCAGAGTCTATTGTTCCAGAGGAAGAATCTAGTTCTGAAGAAGTTATTGAAGAAGAATCATTTGAGGAAGAAATCATTGAAGAAGAGATCGTTGAAGAGGAAAGTATTGAAGAGCCAATTGAATGGGTTGAGCCGGAAAGTGAAGAGCCGGTTTGGGAAGAACCAGTTTATGAAGAACCAGAATCAACTTGGACTCCACCAGCTTCAAGTACAAGACCGCCAGCTTCAAGTTCAACTCCCAATCCTCCTGCTTCATCTGAATCTGAATCTAAAGAAGAATCAGTAGAACCAGAACCAGAACCAGAACAAGAATCAAAGCCGGAGACAGAACAAGAATCAAAGCCAGAGTCAAGCCCACCAATTATTGAGTCTTTACCTGATGTACCTAAGAATCCATATGAATAA
- a CDS encoding Cof-type HAD-IIB family hydrolase — MIKLVAIDIDGTLVNEEKIMTEKVKHAIHQAIDQGMKIVLCTGRPFEGIRPYLNELNFKDENDFVISQNGARITQNSTGEVIDEQSLRLDELQEVISYVENFSLDICVLNEEHFYVLTDDINEHLREQSRLLNMELEIVTSKHFDHDSCMLKVVCHAEKDILDDFEAQLTPEMREKYYIVRSEDFFVEIMVKNVNKGTALTTLADHLEIQMSEVAAIGDGENDYEMIEAAGLGIVMDNGTERVKGIANEITLSNVEDGVAHAFEKWILNQ; from the coding sequence ATGATTAAGTTAGTAGCAATCGATATTGATGGTACCTTAGTAAACGAAGAAAAAATAATGACTGAGAAAGTAAAACATGCCATTCATCAAGCGATCGATCAAGGAATGAAGATTGTTCTTTGTACAGGACGTCCATTTGAAGGGATTCGACCGTACTTAAATGAATTAAATTTTAAAGATGAAAATGATTTTGTGATTTCACAAAATGGTGCACGAATTACTCAGAATAGCACCGGGGAAGTCATTGATGAGCAATCTTTGAGATTAGACGAATTACAAGAAGTAATTTCATATGTTGAAAATTTCTCACTTGATATTTGTGTTTTAAATGAAGAACATTTTTATGTGCTTACGGATGATATTAATGAACACTTGAGAGAACAAAGTAGACTTTTGAATATGGAATTAGAAATTGTTACGTCTAAACATTTCGATCATGACTCTTGTATGTTGAAAGTAGTTTGCCATGCAGAAAAAGATATTTTGGATGACTTTGAAGCGCAACTAACACCAGAAATGCGCGAGAAATACTACATCGTACGTAGTGAAGATTTTTTTGTAGAGATCATGGTAAAAAATGTAAACAAGGGAACGGCTTTGACAACGTTAGCGGATCATCTTGAAATTCAAATGAGTGAAGTCGCGGCAATCGGTGATGGTGAAAATGATTATGAAATGATAGAAGCTGCAGGATTAGGAATTGTGATGGACAATGGAACGGAACGTGTTAAAGGAATTGCGAATGAAATTACTCTTTCCAATGTAGAAGATGGAGTAGCACATGCCTTCGAAAAATGGATTCTTAATCAATAA
- the pulA gene encoding type I pullulanase, translating to MEIKRHSGNWPTAEQEVSDTRATYNFNTGLIEIDPTFDDRYAYAGALGCFYSKSSTVYRVWAPAAILVELIMYDGYYGEELQRIPMDPIANGTYEIELVGDLDETSYKYAITYPDETIIETLDPYSTAVTINGERSAVVDLKSTNPENWKKRMSPFSSTTDAIIYEVHVRDFTISESSGVKEKGKYLGMIEKGTRSPNGKATGLDYLKELGVTHVQILPMFDFCTVDEEDPSYRYNWGYDPQNYNAPEGSYATDARNPKKRIKELKQMIQGLHDAGIRVIMDVVYNHVYKYETHPFENTAPGYFFRRNEEGNLSDGSGCGNDTASEHKMMRKYMLDSVTYWAEEFHVDGFRFDLMGLHDVETMNQVREALDKIDPSMIIIGEGWHLDTSLSAEQKANSKNAFQTKRIGFFNDALRDAVKGSDMGDALDTGFITGKGFMEQWIAINQQGGAYYPVDVATYQSPDQMVQYVEAHDNYTLYDKLRMTMPDDNEQTRKQRHMLAQSITLLSQGIPFLHAGQEFMRTKQGVGNSYRSPDEINQMDWLRKDENEEVVEYIKNLIALRQSDPLFRMKTTEEISKHMELIHARDYRIVLQLENEERIYYLLFNADGHPFTFQIEHGVYKQLVHDGTVELENPTVFEQSEEVRVEGFSTTVLVREKN from the coding sequence ATGGAAATTAAACGTCACTCAGGAAACTGGCCAACCGCCGAACAAGAGGTTTCTGACACTAGGGCAACTTATAATTTCAATACAGGACTAATCGAAATTGATCCAACTTTTGATGATCGATACGCATATGCAGGAGCATTGGGGTGTTTCTATTCGAAAAGCTCTACTGTTTATCGTGTTTGGGCTCCGGCAGCTATTTTAGTAGAATTAATTATGTATGATGGATATTATGGAGAAGAATTACAGCGTATCCCCATGGATCCTATTGCAAATGGGACGTATGAAATAGAACTTGTAGGTGATCTTGATGAGACATCATATAAATATGCAATTACTTATCCAGATGAAACCATCATCGAGACACTTGATCCATATAGTACGGCTGTTACCATTAACGGAGAACGTTCCGCGGTAGTAGATTTAAAAAGTACAAATCCAGAAAACTGGAAAAAACGAATGTCACCTTTTTCCTCAACTACAGATGCTATTATTTATGAAGTTCATGTTCGAGATTTTACCATTTCTGAAAGTAGTGGAGTAAAAGAAAAAGGGAAATATCTAGGAATGATTGAAAAAGGGACTCGCTCTCCAAATGGAAAAGCAACCGGCTTGGACTATTTAAAAGAGTTAGGAGTTACTCACGTTCAGATTTTACCGATGTTTGATTTTTGTACGGTTGACGAGGAAGATCCCTCTTATCGATACAATTGGGGATATGATCCACAAAATTATAATGCTCCAGAAGGTTCCTATGCAACAGATGCTCGGAATCCTAAAAAAAGAATAAAAGAATTAAAGCAAATGATTCAAGGGTTACATGATGCTGGAATACGAGTGATCATGGATGTAGTATACAATCATGTTTATAAATACGAAACGCATCCATTTGAGAATACCGCACCTGGTTATTTCTTTAGACGCAATGAAGAAGGTAACCTTTCTGATGGTTCGGGATGTGGAAATGATACAGCATCTGAACATAAAATGATGCGTAAGTATATGTTAGACAGTGTTACCTACTGGGCAGAAGAATTTCATGTGGATGGTTTTCGCTTTGACTTGATGGGACTTCACGATGTGGAGACTATGAATCAAGTTCGCGAAGCATTGGATAAAATAGATCCTTCGATGATTATCATTGGTGAAGGCTGGCACTTAGATACTTCCCTATCTGCCGAACAAAAAGCGAACAGTAAAAATGCTTTTCAAACAAAAAGAATTGGCTTTTTTAACGATGCTTTAAGAGATGCAGTTAAAGGAAGTGACATGGGAGATGCTCTTGATACTGGATTTATTACCGGAAAAGGGTTCATGGAACAATGGATTGCTATTAATCAACAGGGCGGAGCGTATTATCCAGTAGATGTAGCTACTTACCAAAGCCCCGATCAAATGGTTCAATATGTAGAAGCTCATGATAATTATACTTTATACGATAAATTACGAATGACGATGCCTGATGACAACGAGCAAACTCGAAAGCAAAGACATATGCTGGCTCAAAGCATTACTTTGTTGTCACAAGGAATACCGTTCCTTCATGCGGGTCAAGAGTTTATGCGAACGAAACAAGGAGTAGGAAACAGTTACCGCTCTCCAGATGAAATCAATCAAATGGATTGGTTACGCAAAGATGAAAATGAGGAAGTAGTAGAGTATATTAAAAATTTAATTGCTTTACGACAATCCGATCCACTTTTCCGAATGAAGACTACAGAAGAAATTTCAAAACATATGGAATTGATTCATGCAAGAGATTATCGAATTGTATTGCAATTAGAAAATGAAGAACGAATATACTATTTACTGTTTAATGCAGACGGTCATCCGTTCACTTTCCAAATAGAACATGGTGTATACAAACAACTTGTCCATGATGGAACGGTTGAACTAGAAAATCCAACTGTATTCGAGCAGTCAGAAGAAGTTCGTGTCGAAGGCTTTTCTACGACAGTCTTAGTAAGAGAGAAAAATTAA